Proteins encoded within one genomic window of Companilactobacillus zhachilii:
- a CDS encoding alpha/beta hydrolase: MKILQPKPFYFDNGPKAVLLLHSFSGTSNDMRLLGRFLERNNYSAYAPMFAGHGTSEPLDILEQGSPEKWWQQTQAAIQFLQEKQKTKIYVFGLSLGAIFATKALEEIPFVAAGGVFGSPLGSRGFKGIRSAFLTYAKKVYSIQQDLTDIEIDSKMRIVSSKIDAKLTEIRKTSVDVTNQLAEIKRPYFIGQGTSDKLVNPEAAPKVASAVKTSQLHLYNAGHVLTINHAHHQLESDVLNFLENN, encoded by the coding sequence ATGAAAATATTACAACCCAAACCTTTTTATTTTGATAATGGACCGAAAGCGGTCTTGTTGTTACATTCGTTTTCAGGCACTTCCAATGATATGCGACTTTTAGGGCGTTTTCTTGAAAGAAATAATTATTCGGCTTATGCGCCGATGTTCGCTGGTCATGGAACTTCAGAGCCATTAGATATTTTGGAACAAGGTTCACCTGAGAAATGGTGGCAACAAACGCAAGCAGCTATTCAATTTTTACAAGAAAAACAGAAAACAAAGATCTATGTTTTTGGACTTTCTTTAGGCGCAATCTTTGCTACAAAGGCCTTAGAAGAGATTCCTTTTGTTGCTGCTGGTGGAGTTTTTGGTTCGCCACTGGGTAGTAGAGGTTTTAAGGGAATCAGGTCAGCCTTTTTGACTTATGCCAAAAAGGTGTATTCTATTCAACAGGACTTAACAGATATTGAGATTGATTCTAAAATGAGAATTGTTAGTTCCAAAATTGATGCGAAATTAACCGAAATCAGAAAAACTTCCGTTGATGTTACGAATCAGTTAGCTGAAATAAAGCGACCATATTTTATTGGTCAAGGTACGAGTGATAAATTAGTCAATCCAGAAGCTGCTCCGAAGGTGGCTTCAGCGGTTAAAACATCACAGCTACATTTATATAATGCAGGGCATGTTTTAACTATCAACCACGCTCACCATCAACTTGAAAGTGACGTGTTAAATTTTTTAGAAAATAATTGA
- the rnr gene encoding ribonuclease R, with the protein MPDKDNKLIADILEVFRSNPDRRYKSEQIEDVLRMHGASAFKRVVQALAVLEGESKITLTNKDEFKMASPETVVEGTFKGNDKGFGFVRYDEVDPDAFIARTNTMFAVNGDTVKVKITKPSNPWIDKGPEGEIVEIEERSLTKAVGEFHAYSDAQVEKTGHYGYVQSHEKKIASYMIFISDKGLHPQIGDMVQVSIDEYPDAKHPQSMEGTALEIIGNKNDPGVDIMSIVVDNDINPEFPNEVLKEAEKVPDHVLDSDRVGRKDLTDNMVITIDGDDSKDFDDAVGLDMLPNGNFHLEVDIADVTHYVKEGSPLDEEAYARGTSTYLVDRVIPMLPFRLSNGICSLNPGEDRLALTCEMEINHHGDVVKHEIYPSVIRSKYRMTYNNVNEILKGDEELTEEYAPVVPMLKQMAELHEILFNKRHERGAIDFEETEAQIIVDENGKPIDIKLRERGTSEKMIESFMLAANETVAEHYNVKHVPFLYRVHEKPDEEKVKNFFEFAAAMGVQVKGNLKEITPKMFQNVLASVVGTPEEQVVTIMLLRSLQQARYSDEPLGHFGLAAKYYTHFTSPIRRYPDLTVHRMIHSYAENGFTDEEQTKWGNKLQEIAEHTSGRERISINAERAVDDLKKTEYMADQVGNTFDAVVSSVTSFGMFIQLDNTVEGLIHISNMKDDFYEYDEKSMSMHGRGTGKTFKVGEPIKVKLIRADVEHRQIDFERVLTPEEQEQADKREAEFKKKRSMQHGRGRGGHGRHNDNKGRGDKNSHKRRGKYERR; encoded by the coding sequence ATGCCAGATAAAGATAATAAATTAATTGCAGACATACTAGAGGTTTTTAGAAGCAACCCCGACCGTCGCTACAAATCTGAACAGATTGAAGACGTGTTGAGAATGCACGGAGCATCAGCTTTCAAGCGTGTTGTTCAAGCTCTAGCTGTCTTAGAGGGTGAAAGTAAAATTACTTTGACCAATAAAGATGAATTCAAGATGGCCTCACCAGAGACTGTTGTTGAAGGAACATTTAAGGGTAATGACAAAGGTTTTGGTTTCGTTAGATATGACGAAGTTGATCCAGACGCTTTCATTGCCAGAACTAATACGATGTTTGCCGTTAATGGCGATACCGTTAAAGTTAAGATTACTAAACCTTCAAATCCTTGGATCGACAAGGGACCAGAAGGTGAAATCGTTGAAATTGAAGAACGCTCACTAACTAAAGCTGTTGGTGAATTCCATGCTTATAGTGATGCTCAAGTTGAAAAGACAGGCCACTATGGTTATGTCCAAAGTCACGAAAAGAAGATTGCTTCATACATGATCTTCATTTCGGATAAGGGACTACATCCACAAATTGGTGATATGGTTCAAGTTTCAATTGATGAATATCCAGATGCTAAGCATCCCCAAAGTATGGAAGGTACAGCGCTAGAGATCATCGGTAACAAAAATGATCCTGGTGTCGATATCATGTCAATTGTTGTTGACAATGATATTAATCCAGAATTTCCGAATGAAGTTTTGAAAGAAGCTGAAAAGGTTCCTGACCATGTGTTAGATTCTGATCGAGTTGGTCGTAAAGATTTAACTGACAATATGGTTATCACAATTGATGGGGACGATTCAAAGGATTTTGATGATGCTGTTGGTCTTGACATGTTGCCAAACGGTAACTTCCACTTGGAAGTTGATATTGCCGATGTAACACACTACGTTAAAGAAGGTTCTCCATTAGATGAAGAAGCTTATGCTCGTGGGACAAGTACTTATTTAGTTGACCGAGTAATTCCAATGTTGCCATTTAGATTGTCAAACGGTATTTGTTCATTAAACCCTGGTGAAGACCGTTTAGCTTTAACTTGTGAAATGGAAATCAATCATCATGGGGATGTTGTTAAGCATGAGATTTACCCTAGTGTAATCAGATCTAAGTATCGTATGACTTACAACAATGTTAATGAAATTCTTAAAGGCGACGAAGAGTTGACTGAAGAATATGCCCCAGTTGTACCAATGCTTAAACAAATGGCTGAATTGCATGAAATCTTGTTCAACAAACGTCATGAACGTGGTGCCATTGACTTTGAAGAAACAGAAGCACAAATCATTGTTGATGAAAATGGTAAGCCAATTGATATTAAGTTAAGAGAACGTGGAACTTCTGAAAAGATGATTGAATCATTTATGTTGGCAGCTAACGAAACAGTTGCTGAACATTACAATGTGAAACATGTTCCATTCTTATATCGTGTCCATGAAAAACCTGATGAAGAAAAAGTTAAGAACTTCTTTGAATTTGCTGCCGCTATGGGTGTGCAAGTTAAAGGTAATTTGAAAGAAATTACACCAAAGATGTTCCAAAATGTTTTAGCAAGTGTTGTTGGAACTCCAGAAGAACAAGTTGTTACGATTATGTTGTTGAGAAGTTTACAACAAGCTAGATATTCTGATGAACCACTAGGCCACTTTGGGTTAGCTGCTAAGTATTACACACACTTTACATCACCAATCAGACGTTACCCTGACTTGACAGTCCACCGTATGATTCACAGTTATGCTGAAAATGGCTTTACTGATGAAGAACAAACTAAGTGGGGCAACAAACTTCAAGAAATTGCTGAACACACATCTGGCCGTGAAAGAATTTCAATTAACGCCGAACGTGCAGTTGACGATTTGAAGAAGACTGAATACATGGCTGATCAAGTTGGAAATACTTTTGATGCCGTTGTAAGTTCTGTAACTAGTTTTGGAATGTTTATTCAATTGGATAATACTGTTGAAGGTTTGATTCATATTTCAAATATGAAGGATGACTTCTATGAATATGATGAAAAGAGCATGTCAATGCATGGTCGTGGAACTGGTAAGACCTTTAAGGTTGGTGAACCAATTAAAGTTAAACTTATCAGAGCTGATGTTGAACACAGACAAATTGACTTTGAACGTGTCTTAACACCAGAAGAACAAGAACAGGCTGATAAACGTGAAGCAGAGTTTAAGAAGAAGCGTTCAATGCAACATGGACGCGGACGTGGTGGTCACGGTCGCCACAATGATAATAAGGGCCGTGGAGATAAGAATAGCCATAAGAGACGTGGTAAATACGAAAGACGGTGA
- the smpB gene encoding SsrA-binding protein SmpB, whose translation MKKHHTKAANEVANNRKARHDYNILETYEAGISLTGTEIKSVRASKMNIKDGFVQARNGELWLENVNISIYDQGNQFNHDPLRNRKLLLHKKEIRKIAASVQEKGITVVPLKVYLKHGFAKVLIGVAEGKRQYDKRETIKKRDQEREIRRVMKNAY comes from the coding sequence TTGAAGAAACATCATACAAAAGCTGCTAATGAAGTAGCTAACAATCGTAAAGCTCGTCATGATTATAATATTTTAGAAACCTATGAGGCGGGTATTTCGTTGACAGGGACTGAGATTAAATCAGTTCGTGCCAGCAAAATGAACATTAAAGATGGATTTGTTCAGGCAAGAAATGGTGAACTGTGGTTGGAAAATGTTAACATCAGCATTTATGATCAAGGTAACCAATTCAATCATGATCCATTGCGTAATCGCAAGTTGCTTTTGCATAAAAAGGAAATTAGAAAGATTGCGGCTAGTGTTCAAGAAAAAGGTATTACAGTGGTACCTTTGAAAGTTTATCTGAAGCATGGTTTTGCTAAGGTATTGATTGGCGTGGCTGAAGGTAAGAGACAATACGATAAACGTGAAACAATTAAAAAACGTGATCAAGAGCGAGAAATTAGACGTGTTATGAAGAATGCATACTAA
- a CDS encoding S66 family peptidase, whose product MKIGFFSSSTPITAISPERFARAKKFLKSKGCTLVAGDLTGRKDCYRAGSIKQRATEINQLIHDETIDVLMATIGGLNTNSILKYIDFDYLQAHPKIIVGYSDTTAFLLAVYTQAPACRVLYGPALVASFGEFSPLVDYTWTSFEQIIDNPTNITMTAPQFWTDEQLNWDNFTQPKKLISNHWGYTQASTLEGKIVGGNLDTMSGIIGSKYFPKFSANDLLLIEDAEKDAAIVEKNFAMLDNLGVFDQVKGIILGKHASFDDLKTQRRPIDILLGILGPRPIPVIYDYDSCHTVPMMTTPLGSYAKFNAKTMQVSFSKYSI is encoded by the coding sequence ATGAAAATAGGTTTCTTCTCAAGTTCAACGCCAATTACAGCAATTTCACCAGAACGTTTTGCCAGAGCTAAAAAGTTTTTGAAAAGTAAGGGATGTACTTTAGTTGCTGGTGATTTAACTGGTCGTAAAGATTGTTACCGAGCAGGTAGTATTAAACAACGAGCGACAGAAATTAATCAGTTAATTCATGATGAGACGATTGATGTCTTAATGGCGACGATTGGTGGGTTGAACACGAACTCCATTTTGAAGTATATCGACTTTGATTATTTACAAGCTCATCCCAAGATTATCGTTGGCTATTCCGATACGACAGCTTTTTTATTAGCGGTTTATACGCAAGCACCAGCCTGCCGAGTTTTGTATGGGCCAGCATTAGTTGCCTCATTTGGGGAATTTTCGCCGCTAGTTGATTATACTTGGACTAGTTTTGAACAAATTATCGACAACCCTACAAATATTACAATGACGGCACCACAATTTTGGACAGACGAACAATTGAATTGGGATAATTTCACACAGCCAAAGAAACTTATTTCAAATCACTGGGGTTATACGCAAGCATCTACTTTGGAAGGTAAAATTGTCGGTGGCAATTTGGATACGATGTCAGGAATTATTGGTTCGAAATACTTTCCTAAATTTTCAGCTAATGATTTATTACTGATTGAAGATGCCGAAAAAGATGCTGCGATTGTTGAGAAAAATTTTGCGATGCTGGATAACTTAGGCGTATTTGACCAAGTTAAGGGTATAATTTTAGGTAAACATGCATCGTTTGATGATTTAAAAACACAACGGCGGCCAATCGATATTTTGTTAGGAATTTTGGGTCCAAGACCGATTCCAGTTATTTATGATTATGATTCATGTCACACGGTTCCAATGATGACAACGCCACTTGGGAGTTATGCCAAGTTTAACGCCAAAACGATGCAGGTCAGTTTTTCAAAATATTCAATATGA
- a CDS encoding DUF2207 domain-containing protein — translation MKKIWGVCLAFFGILLALHMTSINVLADNKYRIKNYNIVANVQKNGDIVMTQRLNYHFDGDFHGVYYNQSLNKLKGVTQPQVFIDTGAQVIPAKVSNSGADNTVKVTKTKKKLGLKVYHKVSTSDVTFIYKYTLQGAVINYNDTAVLNWLVLSGWDHDLSNVKITINLPKKNIPQLQAWAHGPLIGNNQVNRKKGQVIMTVPELPDGESIRSKMLFPVSVTSANPNVVRKNMKAKVRAEEKQYAIAANRSRRKQDGIYWSLMAFGILVIAAIYLYKIIDLKKHPATKHQIPTPLYHSFDAPEFLPSFSKVILERLHDADSQSLTADLMNEVGHRRMKLEKVGNTFEITALVPPTNDFFKYMINDIGDGKKVTLREIRSEATNDYDSKKRVSDNFDNWAENAAKNREQYLDLHNIDIVKGFSLAAITTDIIALIMFMITLLFDKSLLWSAITSATLAILVWVVYWLVYKRVTPYTDKGEIVVNQIRAFKRMLEDINDIKMAEVGDIILWEQFIPYAVAFGISDKVIKALRVQFTPEQLGQSIAVLNYIGFSNAFGSASYGFQTAFIGAIGASGSASISGGSGGFSGGGGGGGFGGGSGGAF, via the coding sequence ATGAAAAAAATATGGGGTGTCTGCCTAGCTTTTTTTGGTATTTTATTAGCTCTACATATGACGTCAATCAATGTTTTGGCCGATAATAAGTATCGAATCAAAAATTACAATATTGTGGCGAATGTGCAAAAAAATGGTGATATTGTAATGACTCAGCGTTTGAATTATCATTTTGACGGCGACTTTCATGGTGTCTACTACAATCAGAGTTTAAATAAACTTAAAGGTGTTACACAACCACAAGTGTTTATTGATACTGGTGCTCAAGTTATTCCAGCTAAAGTGTCAAACAGCGGTGCTGATAATACAGTTAAGGTAACCAAGACGAAGAAAAAACTCGGTTTAAAAGTTTATCATAAGGTTTCGACTTCAGATGTAACATTTATTTATAAATATACGCTCCAAGGTGCTGTCATAAATTATAATGATACCGCCGTTTTGAATTGGTTAGTTTTGAGTGGTTGGGATCATGATTTGAGCAACGTTAAAATAACGATTAATTTGCCAAAGAAGAATATCCCTCAATTGCAAGCTTGGGCGCATGGTCCGTTGATTGGTAATAATCAAGTCAACCGTAAAAAAGGTCAAGTCATTATGACAGTTCCTGAATTACCAGATGGCGAATCGATTAGAAGTAAAATGCTGTTTCCAGTGAGTGTCACGTCAGCCAATCCCAATGTGGTTCGTAAGAATATGAAAGCCAAGGTGAGAGCTGAGGAAAAGCAATATGCGATTGCTGCTAACAGATCACGTCGTAAACAAGATGGAATATATTGGTCATTGATGGCTTTTGGTATTTTAGTCATTGCTGCAATTTATTTGTACAAGATTATTGATTTGAAAAAACACCCAGCGACAAAACATCAAATTCCGACCCCTTTGTATCATAGTTTTGATGCTCCAGAATTTTTACCTAGTTTTAGCAAGGTGATTTTGGAACGACTTCATGATGCTGACAGTCAGTCATTGACAGCTGATTTGATGAATGAAGTGGGACATCGAAGAATGAAGTTGGAGAAGGTTGGGAATACCTTTGAAATTACGGCCCTAGTTCCACCGACAAACGACTTTTTTAAGTACATGATCAATGATATTGGCGATGGCAAAAAGGTCACGCTTCGTGAAATTAGGAGTGAAGCTACCAATGATTATGATAGTAAGAAACGTGTTTCTGATAACTTTGACAATTGGGCTGAAAATGCGGCCAAGAATCGTGAGCAATATTTAGATTTGCATAATATAGATATCGTAAAAGGGTTCAGTTTAGCGGCAATTACCACTGATATTATTGCCCTAATCATGTTTATGATAACTTTGCTATTCGATAAGTCGTTATTGTGGTCAGCAATTACCTCTGCAACTTTGGCTATTTTGGTCTGGGTTGTCTACTGGCTGGTTTATAAACGAGTAACTCCTTATACTGATAAAGGTGAAATCGTGGTTAACCAGATTCGAGCTTTCAAACGAATGCTTGAAGACATTAACGATATTAAAATGGCTGAAGTCGGCGATATTATTTTGTGGGAACAATTTATTCCTTATGCGGTTGCCTTTGGTATTTCTGACAAAGTTATCAAGGCTTTAAGAGTTCAATTTACACCAGAACAATTAGGACAATCGATTGCGGTGCTAAACTACATTGGCTTTTCAAATGCCTTTGGTTCCGCAAGTTACGGATTCCAGACGGCCTTTATTGGCGCTATCGGTGCTAGTGGCTCTGCAAGTATTTCTGGAGGATCAGGTGGATTCTCCGGAGGTGGCGGAGGCGGTGGTTTTGGAGGAGGTTCTGGTGGAGCCTTTTAG